The following coding sequences are from one Streptomyces sp. NBC_01294 window:
- a CDS encoding adenosine deaminase, translated as MTSETPNLPTPDQIRRSPKVLLHDHLDGGLRPGTIIELAREAGYESLPETDADKLGIWFREAADSGSLPRYLETFAHTCAVMQTKAALFRVAAECAEDLAEDGVVYAEIRYAPEQHLEAGLTLEEVVEAVNDGFREGERRAKANGHRIRVGALLTAMRHAARALEIAELANRYRDNGVVGFDIAGAEAGFPPTRHLDAFEYLKRENNHFTIHAGEAFGLPSIWQALQWCGADRLGHGVKIIDDIEVAEDGSVKLGRLASYVRDKRIPLEMCPTSNLQTAAAASYAEHPIGLLRKLHFRLTVNTDNRLMSGTSMSREFEHLVDTFGYTLDDMQWFTVNAMKSAFIPFDERLAMINEVIKPGYAELKSEWLFQQTASTSGSVSV; from the coding sequence ATGACGAGCGAGACCCCCAACCTGCCGACCCCGGATCAGATCCGACGCTCCCCGAAGGTGCTGCTGCACGATCACCTCGACGGTGGACTGCGCCCCGGGACCATCATCGAGCTGGCCCGCGAGGCCGGCTACGAGAGCCTCCCCGAGACCGACGCCGACAAGCTCGGCATCTGGTTCCGCGAAGCCGCCGACTCCGGCTCCCTTCCGCGTTACCTGGAGACCTTCGCCCACACCTGCGCGGTCATGCAGACGAAGGCGGCCCTCTTCCGGGTCGCCGCCGAGTGCGCCGAGGACCTGGCCGAGGACGGCGTCGTGTACGCCGAGATCCGTTACGCCCCGGAACAGCACCTGGAAGCCGGCCTGACCCTCGAAGAGGTCGTCGAGGCCGTGAACGACGGCTTCCGCGAGGGCGAGCGCCGCGCGAAGGCCAACGGCCACCGCATCCGCGTCGGCGCCCTGCTGACCGCGATGCGCCACGCGGCCCGTGCGCTGGAGATCGCGGAGCTGGCCAACCGCTACCGCGACAACGGCGTGGTCGGCTTCGACATCGCCGGCGCCGAGGCCGGGTTCCCTCCCACCCGCCACCTCGACGCCTTCGAGTACCTCAAGCGCGAGAACAACCACTTCACCATCCACGCCGGCGAGGCCTTCGGCCTGCCGTCGATCTGGCAGGCCCTGCAGTGGTGCGGCGCCGACCGCCTCGGCCACGGCGTGAAGATCATCGATGACATCGAGGTCGCCGAGGACGGCTCGGTCAAGCTGGGCCGCCTGGCCTCGTACGTCCGGGACAAGCGCATCCCCCTGGAGATGTGCCCGACGTCGAACCTGCAGACGGCCGCGGCCGCCTCGTACGCCGAGCACCCGATCGGTCTGCTGCGCAAGCTGCACTTCAGGCTCACGGTCAACACCGACAACCGCCTGATGAGCGGCACCAGCATGAGCCGCGAGTTCGAGCACCTGGTGGACACCTTCGGCTACACGCTCGACGACATGCAGTGGTTCACCGTCAATGCGATGAAGTCCGCGTTCATTCCTTTCGATGAACGACTGGCCATGATCAACGAGGTGATCAAGCCGGGTTATGCGGAGCTGAAGTCCGAGTGGCTGTTCCAGCAGACCGCCTCCACCAGTGGTTCCGTCTCGGTGTAG